The following coding sequences are from one Paenibacillus stellifer window:
- the asd gene encoding archaetidylserine decarboxylase (Phosphatidylserine decarboxylase is synthesized as a single chain precursor. Generation of the pyruvoyl active site from a Ser is coupled to cleavage of a Gly-Ser bond between the larger (beta) and smaller (alpha chains). It is an integral membrane protein.) codes for MVKPLLRLMTELSSHRWLSRLMGAFAHSRFSRLLIPVFIRTYQIPAAQAEKNPSEYASLNEFFSRRLKPGMRPVTEEPDAVASPVDALITAMGTIESGTLLNVKGQDYKLEELLNHSPHQELYKKGYFFVLYLSPTDYHRIHSPVTGKLTESDYIRGRCYPVNEFGMRNMKSVLCRNERLITYMAHSAGEIAVAKVGAMNVSGIKYSDESRRSFEIGDDLAYFEFGSTVVLLTESGIFTPRPGLESGAKVKMGELLGFLRRPE; via the coding sequence ATGGTTAAACCACTGCTGCGCCTGATGACCGAGCTGTCCTCGCACCGGTGGCTGTCCCGCTTGATGGGCGCTTTTGCCCACAGCAGATTCAGCCGCCTTCTGATCCCGGTCTTTATTCGCACTTATCAGATTCCTGCTGCCCAGGCGGAGAAGAATCCCTCGGAATATGCCTCGCTTAATGAATTTTTCAGCCGGAGGCTGAAGCCGGGGATGCGGCCCGTAACCGAAGAGCCGGATGCCGTGGCCAGTCCCGTCGACGCGCTGATTACGGCTATGGGAACGATTGAATCGGGTACCCTGCTTAACGTCAAGGGACAGGACTACAAGCTGGAGGAGCTGCTGAACCACTCGCCGCATCAGGAGCTGTACAAGAAAGGCTATTTTTTCGTGCTGTACCTTAGTCCTACGGACTATCACCGCATTCATTCCCCTGTAACCGGAAAGCTGACGGAGAGCGATTATATCCGCGGCAGATGCTATCCAGTCAATGAATTCGGCATGAGGAATATGAAGAGCGTATTGTGCCGCAACGAGCGGCTGATCACCTATATGGCCCACAGCGCCGGCGAAATCGCCGTAGCCAAGGTGGGCGCGATGAATGTCAGCGGCATCAAATATTCGGACGAGAGCCGGCGCTCTTTTGAGATCGGCGATGATCTCGCTTATTTCGAATTCGGATCTACTGTCGTGCTGCTGACGGAGAGCGGTATTTTCACCCCCCGTCCCGGGCTCGAAAGTGGTGCCAAGGTCAAGATGGGAGAACTGCTGGGATTCCTGCGGCGTCCCGAATAA